AGAAGCCCGCCCCAACATCAAGCTCGACCACAAACGCATCACGCTAAGGGTTCGGCCCGATAGCAGCCCTGAAAAACGCGCTCAAGTCATGCATGAGTGGCACAAACGTCTGCTCCACGAGGCAGTACCGCCACTGATCCAGCGATGGGAATCGAAGTTGGGAGTCACCGTCAACCGCTACTATCTTCAGCGCATGAAAACCAAATGGGGTAGCTGTAACCACCGAGCGGGCAACATCCGAATAAATACCGAGCTGGTAAAAAAGCCCAGAGACCTACTGGAATATATCATCGTCCACGAAATGACCCACCTGATTGAGCCGACTCACAATGAGCGCTTTATCTCTCTACTGGATCAACATTACCCCGTTTGGCGCGAGGCTCGAGATGAACTGAATGCCCTACCTTTGGCAGCAGAGGTCTGGTGAGATGCGCCAAATGAAGCCAGACACCGCATTGTTGCTAGCGATACTCGGCACCGCCGCCCTGCTGACATTGTTTACCCTGAATAAAGAAGATCCTCAGGGGGTTAACGAACTAAGCAAGCAGGATCAGTATGCGCTGGAAATCGGGCGTAAGGTGATCAGCATTCAAGCAGCACTGGAACAGCCGGAGCAGCCAGCCTCGGTCGAGGCAGTCAAAGCGCTGGCGCTGGATTCAAGACACTATGTCATGGTCAGGGGCTGGCTTTTACAGGAGTTGCTGTCCGCTGAAAGTTGGAAAGACACCTCCACTTACCACACATCAGAAGACTACAAGAACAAGGTAGACAGCCGCATCCGCGCGCTACAAAAAATGGTGGCCGCCATTGATTTGGAATAATGGTACTCATCGAAAACCATGTGCCCAGCTCACTTTGATCAGCAACACTATACCGCGCTACCCACTCCCATGGAGACGTGAACGTGCTTAGCCGTCACCCGCTCGCCACGATTGTCATCGCCCAGCTGTTTGGCACTTCACTGTGGTTCAGCGTTAACGGCGTTGGGCTTGCGCTTCAACAGGCCGTTGGCTTGAGTGAAAGCGACCTGGGGCTGCTCACCATTGCAGTGCAAGCAGGTTTTATTACCGGCACGCTGTTAATTGCCACCACCGGCCTTGCCGACCGCGTACGTGCCAGCCACTTGTTCGCTATCTCTGCGGTAGCAGGCGCGCTGATTAATGCCGCGTTTATTAGTGTG
This genomic window from Halomonas sp. TD01 contains:
- a CDS encoding M48 family metallopeptidase, coding for MTETIELGDIHIAVTRKAVRNVHLSVHPPEGRVTLVAPDNTRLEVARAYAISKLGWIRSQQSKLQQQDRETPRKFIKRESHYLWGRRYLLNVEEKEARPNIKLDHKRITLRVRPDSSPEKRAQVMHEWHKRLLHEAVPPLIQRWESKLGVTVNRYYLQRMKTKWGSCNHRAGNIRINTELVKKPRDLLEYIIVHEMTHLIEPTHNERFISLLDQHYPVWREARDELNALPLAAEVW